The Fodinibius saliphilus genomic interval AAGCCATAAAATTTAGGGCTTTATCAAGCCAAATACCATTCCTTCTGCGTTTCTAAATTGTCCGTTGGTTCCTTATTTTAAGTATCCTATTTGGATCAATGCAATTAATTGATCACGGTTTACCGATCACTATAAACAATTTATGACATACCTTTCTACTGAAAATCTTTCTAAAAACTACGGCCATAAAACACTTTTTGAGGGACTCTCTTTTGGGATTTCCAAAGGTGATAAAACAGCATTAATTGCTGAGAATGGTACAGGGAAAACCACTTTGCTTCAAATATTAGCCGGTAATGAAACCCCGGATGAAGGCAAAGTAATGATACAAAATGATGTAAGCATTGGTTTTTTAGAACAAGATCCAAAGCTCAATGAAGACCTGACCATACGCTCTTATATTGCCCGTAGTAACAATAAGATGGTGCAACTCATCCAAAACTATGAACAGGCGGTACAGGCACAAGCCGAAGATTATAATGAAGAAACACAACAAGCATTTGAAGAAGCTGCTGCTAAAATGGATGCCGCCAATGCCTGGGATTATGAACAGCGTATGGAACAGATCCTTGGCAAACTAAGTATTCATGATCTTGATCAATCTATCGCTACCCTGTCGGGAGGACAGCGCAAGCGGGTAGCACTGGCCTTTGTACTGCTAGATGACCCTGATATGCTTATACTCGATGAGCCTACCAATCACTTGGATGTTGAAATGATTGAGTGGCTTGAAGAGTATCTCAAACAAAGCAATTTAACCCTCCTGATGGTAACACACGATCGTTATTTTCTGGATCGTGTCTGTGATCATATTATCGAACTTGAAGGTGGAAATCTCTATCACCACAAAGGCAATTATCAATATTTCTTACAAAAACGGGCCGAACGGCGTGAAGTGGAAAGAAAAAGAACCCACAAGGCAAATCAGCTCTACAAAAAAGAGCTGCAATGGATGCGAAGGTCCCCCAAAGCACGTACCAGCAAGTCCAAATCTCGGATTGATGATTTCAAAGAACTAGAAAATGAGCTGGATACCGGACCTGATGGTCCCGAGCTACGCCTGCAGATGGATATGAGTAGAATGGGCGGAAAAATACTGGAATTAATAAACGTATCGAAAAGCTATGGAGAGGAAAAAATCCTCGATAGCTTTTATTACGATTTTGAAAAAGGGGAACGCATCGGCATTATCGGAGAAAATGGCGTTGGTAAAAGTACGTTTCTCAAAATACTAACGGGCGAAGAACCGATCGATTCCGGAAAGAGACGCGTTGGAAAAACAATTGTCTTTGGTCACTATCGACAAAAGGGACACGACTTTGATGAAAACCAGCGCGTTATTGATGTCATCGA includes:
- a CDS encoding ABC-F family ATP-binding cassette domain-containing protein, translated to MTYLSTENLSKNYGHKTLFEGLSFGISKGDKTALIAENGTGKTTLLQILAGNETPDEGKVMIQNDVSIGFLEQDPKLNEDLTIRSYIARSNNKMVQLIQNYEQAVQAQAEDYNEETQQAFEEAAAKMDAANAWDYEQRMEQILGKLSIHDLDQSIATLSGGQRKRVALAFVLLDDPDMLILDEPTNHLDVEMIEWLEEYLKQSNLTLLMVTHDRYFLDRVCDHIIELEGGNLYHHKGNYQYFLQKRAERREVERKRTHKANQLYKKELQWMRRSPKARTSKSKSRIDDFKELENELDTGPDGPELRLQMDMSRMGGKILELINVSKSYGEEKILDSFYYDFEKGERIGIIGENGVGKSTFLKILTGEEPIDSGKRRVGKTIVFGHYRQKGHDFDENQRVIDVIENAAKVIELANGKKISASQFLKHFMFTSEMQYTPVEKLSGGEKRRLSLMMVLLENPNFLILDEPTNDLDLLTLNKLEEFLLDFQGCLILVSHDRFFMDKLVEHYFVFEGEGKIESHHGTYEEYRKLRKKRQTKKRAQKKKDSSSSSQNGQNSSSYDERLSYNERREYNKLEDKIAELESKKEALEKQISSGELAHDELREKSNRYAELESEIEDCTERWFELAERA